Sequence from the Halomonas sp. I5-271120 genome:
TATCTATCCTTGCCGTTTTTGTTCCGGGGGTTGTGGGCAATCTCTACATCGAGTATTTCTTTTGGTATTATTTATCCTTCGTATTTTTAGCGCTATCATTCGGGTCGTTGGTTTTAGAAATCGATGCAGATGCCAAAAGTTCCATGTGCGTCTTTTTCATGTTCGCAGCAGCTATCATTTTGTTGGTTCCGATCATTGCTTGAAAAAAGAATTTTTTCAAAACGCCAGAGCAACGACGACTAATAGGAAAAGACCGATGAATACAGAGCAACCGACTTGGTCTATCGCCATTACCTTCTGCGACGAAGAAAACAACGGCTTTGTCACGCTGGGCGGTGCTGCCTGGAATGATCAAGATGAATGGAACCGCCAATGGTCTGCGATCCCGGCCTCGCCTTGTGGTTCTGATGACCCTTCGATGCTAGTGGCTGACAAAATCGATGAATCTGATGATCGTGTAGATGAGAGATTCATCACCGCTGATACCGCTGAGCAGCTTTTAGGCCGTCCCCTGGATGAGTTGATAGCGGAAGGCAGGGCCAAGACACCGCTCACACTCGGTCAACTACTCCAGCAGGAGCCGGAGCTGGCCGCAGACTTTGGCGTAGCCCGGCAGGCCAACTGATCGAGGAAAAGAGCGATGTTCGCGAAAGGCCCGATGCCAGGCGCCACGCCAAAGCGGGATGCGCTGGCGATCTTGCCGAAGGGATCCCGCTGCCAGCAAGTCACGGCCATGGGGATCACCGGCTACGTGGTGTCACTGCCTGACGGCCGGCAGATCGCCAGCGCGGGCAATGCCGGGCAGGCATGGAAGTAGGGCGGGTTTCTGTTTCTGAGCACCTTTGGAGGAGAGGCCTGGGGCGGGGCAGATGATCCGTTTCTTGACCTGATTCTAAATTCCACTTATTGTAGGATAAGATGAATTTATCCCCAAGTTATGGGTCGCGCTCATACTTTCTGCTTGGCATCTCATGCCAAGACCTTCATTAGGTGTTCGCTGTCTGCGATTCATGCGCATCAGGATTGAAGGCCTTCGGGTCAGCTGCCACCTGCTGATTGTCACCCGCTCGGCTTCCTGGGGGGCATCGAGATGATCCTGCCTGCGGCGTCGACTACTTTCGGGAAGCTACAAACCACGAGCTTTTTACGGGATTCTTCAAGCCTCGAGTTGTACCTGCTTGAGGCACGCCATGTCTGCGATCTTGGTGGCAAGGCTAATCGTGAGCACGGCACAGAGAAAAAAGTTTGTAACGTGGGAATAAAGTTTGAGCAATTAAAAAACCGGGCCGGTTTGATCAATAAGGTTCTGGGTGCCTGTTCACGGATGATCCCATACTGACCAAACGTCTGTTCCGGCTCGAGCTGCGCGTGTGGCTTCCTCTGGATCAGGTTTCACACCGAGTTCGGCGAGCCAAAAATGCTGCCTATACGTAAAATCTGCAAGGCTATGACGCTGATCGCTTTCCAGATTTTGCATACAGCGGCCTTCATTTCGCCTCCGATCACGCTGGAGGCCTCGAAACACGCGGGCTTCAGCCGTTTTGACGCCTCTCTGAATGGTCGGATTAAGGCTCATGTGGCGCCCAGATAGTCACTGGAGGCGTGATTTTATGGACAAAAATTGGCAAAGAAGTATTGGTTGGCCGTCTTTACCATATGGCTGCACAAAAATTGGTGTTCGTGGCCGTCCACAGGCGCGAATCGCTGAAAGATATGGACAAAAATTGGCAGGAAACTTTCTTTGTCCGACAAGGAAGGACCAGAGATCGTGAATGGAGAGCACCATGGGTGATAATGACACACAGAACCTCCCCGCCGAGGTTTCCCAGAAAGCCATCTCGACCGAGGTCGGCCAGAAACAGTCTCAGACTAATTCACTCCTGCGGAAGAAGTCATCCAAGGAAACATCCCATCTGCCGCGTAGCTTTGTTGACCGACCAGGAGCCGTGGATTCGGATGTGCTTTTGATGCGCCTCACATCGCATCCGATCCCTCGTCTCCAGAACCCAGCCTCGCTCTACTTGAACTCGCTGCACACTGCATCGGGTGCTGGGCCTCGCCTATACATGCTGAACCACATAGCCCAGGAGATCTTCGGAGCTAAGGACTATGAGCACCTTCATTGGGAAGACTTAACTCCGCCCATCATCCGCGGCGTAATGTCGAAAATCCGCGATGCGGGCTATAAGCCAGCCAGCCGGAATGCTTACCTATCGACCCTCAAGGCGGTAGCGCGTGAGGCATGGACTGCCGAGCTAATGGACTCAGAGACACTGGAAAAGATCAGGTCTTTGAAGCCTATGAAGCACGAAACGGCTGCAGCGGGCCAGGCCTTAGACCTCACCATCCTGAAGACATTGATCCAGGCAGCAAGGGACGATGGTACGCCGACCGCGAATCGGGATGCCCTGATCATCAGTTTTATGGCTTTCATGGGCATCCGTCGTGAAGAGTTAACCAAGATTCAACTGCCGAAGGATATCAACTTCAAAGAGCAGGATATCCATATCCATGGCAAGGGAAATAAGGATCGGACACTGTCACCGCCCTCGCCTGTCTGGGACGCGCTAATCCATTATCTGGATACCGAGCGTGGGTACGACAAAGGCGCCCTTTTCTGCCCATACTGGAACAAAAGAACTTTGCCGAGGGTCAGCGATGAAGGCCTCAGTATTACCTCGATCAATAAGATCATGACTAAGGTCCGGCGTCGGTGTGGTGATCTTCTGAATGAGAAGGTTACACCACACGACATGCGACGTAGCTTCGCGACAGTGTTGGACAAGAAAGGTCTTTCTATCCGCGAAATCCAGATTCTGATGGGGCACTCTAGTAGCACGACTACCGAGCGGTATTTGCGTGATAATAAGGATGGATACCGTAAGAAAGCCGCCTCCGCACTCAGCGATGATTTGAGCTAGAATCAAGTGAATGATCTAGTGCATATGGAGGCTATGTGAAGCAATATCAGGTTATTTTTGAACTAGAACGTATCTTTGATTCGGTCGTTGATAGGGTTGAGAAGCTGGCTCAATTGATAAGAGAATTCCAGGGTGATGCCTGGGCGCTACGCGAGTCAACTCCTGACCATGCTTGGGCGAAGAGTGCGCTCACTGACTTCTGGTACTCAGATGGTCAAGACGGCAGAACAACACGTCCTTACATCGGTCTCGTAGCCGCTAACCACTTGATCATCGAGCAGGTAAAGGCCGTCAATGAGGCGAAGGATGCGTTTCGCAAGGCTGCTGCGATCCTGCAGGAGTACGACAAAACCTTAGTTTCTGAAATCAAAGCCTCGTTACCCTCTCGTCATGCCCACCTGCATGAGAACCTCTCTGGTGCGGGCCTTGCTCGCCTTCACCTCAAGCAGACATGGCGCCATATTCCCTATTTTGAGCCTACCTTGAGCCGTGTGAAGATGGCCTGGTACACGAGCGGCCGGTCGATTAAGCGGCTATCGGTAAGTGATGCTGAAAAACTTCTGATGAACTATGACACGGACTCGGATCATATCCGGATCCAGCTGAGTAAGCTTGCCGGCCTGCCCTCTGGCGAGATGCTAGCGCAGGTTCAAACGCAGGCACCTGTCATGCGCGCTAACCTCTTCTTGGAAGAGCCGATGGACGACGGGAGACTCAGGAAGGCGATGAATCTGCCCTTGCCTCTTTTCGTTCTTTCTCCGAGCGGGAAGCTACCGGATCACAACGAGCCGCCTCCATATCCCCCTGAGAAGCGATCCCGGTCTGTGAGGTCTGACAATCGAATTGAAGACGACCCATACCTGCCTTCCATCCGAGCGCACCGCTATGCAAGCTAAGGCTTACGGCATCCTATTCTTAGGATGCCGTATTCTCTGTCAGCATTAGGATGCTGTGATGGAATGCCTTTATCTGGTCATCCACCTTATCTGGCGTATCCAACACATCCATGCCACGCTCTTTTACCGTCATCAGCAAGAAGGGGCTTTTACTGATCGTGCTCATCTGCCTCGGTGTCAGGTTCGCTATCCGTTCAAGTACCTGCCGTTCTAACCCCAATGTCAGAGCGGCACGACTCATATCGCACTCGATAAGCTGCTGAGCCAAGATGAGGAAGGATAGGTTGGCCTCTTCGATGGCATCATCAATTTGCTTTAAGTCCATTCTGAGTGCCCTTCCCAACCTTTTGATTTTAAGCGCTGCATGGTAGTGGCCTTCGAGGTGTTGTTCAATCGCAGTTCAAAAACGTCCATAAGTGGGCGCCTTCTTGCCTTCTCAAATGACTTACCTCCGATACGTTCCTTGTATTTCGTCACCTGGAGCACGGATCTACCATGCAGAAGCAGCAGCGAGCCCTCATAGACCTGACCACTATTGCCTTCCTTTCTGGATGCGCACGTGGAGGCGGCGCAAGCAGCAATCCACCCACGATTACTGGCGGCACGCTCGGCGCCGATGGCAATGACGTAAAGTCGGTCATTTTTGGACGTGAAACGGGCGGCCTACTGGTACGCGCATTGCTAACGTCAACGCCTCAATGTCACCGATATGGAGGCTTCACTTGCCGTCCCTTACCCGCAGCGCCCTGCCCTGGATGCTGGCGTTGGCAAGCAGCTGGTCAGTCGCCACCCAGGCACAAGAGCCACTCCCCGTCGATCAGGCTTTCCAGATCTCTGTAGACGAGGCGCCTGCCGGCACCATCAGCGTGGGTTGGCAGATTGAAGGCGGGCACTATCTCTATGCCGATACGATCCACGTCACAGCTCCTGGCGGTCAGGAGCTTGAGCCTATGTCGCCGGTACCAGTCTCCGTCCAGGTGGGAGACTCGTTCTTCGGGACCTCCGACACATACCCCGAGGATGTCACCTTTCGCTTTGATCCCGCTGGCGCAGAAGAGCTCGACATTGCTTGGCAAGGCTGTGCGGGGGATCTGATCTGCTACTCCCCCCAGAGCGCCACCTTGGACGTGACCACCATGACGTTGTCGGGAGAGCACTCCTCAAAGGGGGCGCCAGACGCCTCGCTGTTCTCCGATAGTGGTGAGGGGGCAACATCTACTGGTGAGTTATCACCTATTGGGCCAAGCCTGAAAGCTGGCGAAGAGGGCCGAAGCAATGCTACCGGCCAAAGTGGTGATCAGGCCTTCTCGCAGTACCTCTTGGACAGCAGCGCCGCCTACGCCTTGCTGGTGTTTTTCGGCATGGGCCTGTTGCTCACCTTCACGCCATGTGTCCTGCCGATGCTACCGATCATCTCGAGTATCGTCGTTGGGGCTGGTGGCGGCATTAAGCGTGGTGCGGTCCTCTCGGCGTCCTATGTCCTGCCGATGGCGCTGACCTATGCCCTGGTCGGTGCCTTAGCGGCGATCGCTGGTGCGAACCTCCAGGCTATGCTGCAAACGCCATGGGTCTTGGCGGGGTTCTCCGCGATCTTCGTTGCACTGGCACTGGCCATGTTCGGTCTCTACGAACTGCAGTTGCCGGCGATGATCCGTCAGCGCCTCGATCACATCAGTGGACGACAGCAGGGCGGGACGATCCCGGGTGCGGCCGGCATGGGGGTGTTATCAGCCTTGCTGGTGGGCCCATGCATGACCGCGCCGTTGGCCGGTGCCCTGCTATATATCACCGAGACCGGTGATGTCGCCCTCGGCGGGATGGCTTTGCTGGCGCTTGGCCTCGGCATGGGCGTGCCGGTGATGATTGTCGGCACCTTGGGAAGCGCGGCTCTACCGAAGCCCGGCGCATGGATGGACCGTGTGAAGGCGGTATTCGGCTTCGTCCTGTTGGGCATGGCGGTGTGGTTCCTCTCCCGCGTGCTGCCTGATCGCGTCATCCTGGGCATGACAGGTGCCCTGCTTTTCGCGGCAGCCTTGAGCCTGTGGTTGCTGCTCGAGCTTCGCCCGGTCTTCTTGGTAGGGGTGCGGACGCTTGGTGTGGTACTCGGCATCTGGGGGAGCGCGATGGTACTGGGGTCCACAATAGGCGCCACTTACCCGTTGCGCCCCTTCGAGGCTCCTGTATTGTCGACGGCAGGCGCGACAGCAACACAGCCGCAGCATTCGAGCTTTCTTGAAGTCGCTTCCCTGGAGGAGCTGAACCAGGAGCTTTCAGAGGCTCATGAGAATGGCCAATGGACGGTGGTCGATGTCTCCGCGGAATGGTGTGTCCTGTGCCAACGTATCGAACAAGAGGTCCTTCCGAGCCCGGCTGTGGTGGCGGCCCTAGAGGGTTTCAACCTCGTGAGAGCCGATGTCACTGAGACCTCGGCACAGACGGCAGCGCTGACCAAGGCATTTGGTATCATGGGTCCTCCCACGCTGATGCTGATCAACCCCGATGGCCAGGAGCGGCGGATCTTGAGATTGGTCGGTAAGTTTGAAGCCGAAGACGTGCTGGATATACTTCGCCAGGTGTCGGCAGGATGAGGATTGGAGCGTTGAGGCTCTAAGGCCCCATAGAAGTCCCCGTCTGCCTTCAACATCGAGGAACGCAGCCGGCATCATGCCTCACTTCCACCAGAACACTTCCCCGCATGAAAGGCTCACCATGCCACGGATCAAGCGAAACGACTTCACGGATACTCAGTTGCGTGAAGCGTATGAGCAGGCAGGCAACCTATCCGATATGGCAAAGTCCTTGGGGATCTCCTATCCCACTGCCTGGGACTGGGCAAGGGAGATCGGTATCAAGACGAAGCGTCGTGGCTACACAGCCCCGCCTGTCCCCATCAGTGGTGCTCAATGTCGGTATGCCCGTGAATATCTGGAGATGACCCGCGATGACTTCTGCGAGGCCTGCGGTTCCGGCAAGACGGCTATCCGGAAATTCGAGTTGGGACAATCAACTCCCCGTCGGAGTACGCTGGAAAAGATCATGACCCTATTCCAGCGATACGGGATTGTCTTTGCACCGGACGGCACCTTCCAGGAAGGCCCCTCGGAATATTAGGAGGTGTTTCGGCCAGCCGGCTGCCTTGCTAGAAGCCCAGGCGCCCGTGATCGCTCGACAGGTCATCGGCCAGTGCTGCACAGAATCCCCGAACGGCATCCAGTTGTGGCCAGGTATCTCCGTTGGTATAGATGCTTTCGCCGGTTGCTGGCGCAGAGGCCAACAGATCCAACGCCTTGTCCAGCTCGGTGATCGTCTCCCGGGTCAAGGCCGACTCTGGTAGCGGTTCCCCCCGGCAGGTCATCTGGTACCACTCCTGGATCCGCTTGACGAGAGATTCAAACTCGCTACTCCAGCTCTTCATCTGTACATACAGCGCCGCATACCCTTTGATTTGCGCACCGGGCTGGCGGGTTTCCTCAACGCGGACCTTCAGGGCTGCTTGTAATGCTTCCATCAGCTCGGCCTTCTCCATACTGCGAAGATCGCCCTCGGTCGATGCCAGTAGGCTGTCTAGTACAGCGATCTTTAAGCAATCCGGGTGGACCGTGAACGCCCATTCGTAGGGGTAGGCCCTCGCCACGGCACGCCATTGTCCGTCGATCCACTCCGGCCTGGCCTGAGCCAGCGTCGGGTATTTCGATGAGATCACTTTTGCGGGCAGCCATCGTGCCGGTAGAGGCGTGTCGCTGTCTTCGCGAGCAGACTGGATCAGCTCGAGCCGTTCGAGGACTTGTTGGCGTATGGCCTCCCCCTTGCTGGTCAGTGCAGCGAGCTTGGCCAACTCGCGTTTCAGGTTGCTGTCCCGGTATCTCGCTTCCTGCTTACGCTCGTCATCCCTTATCTGCTCGGCGACCTGCGCTTGCTTTCGATCTTGCGCGAGCTGGGCAGCTCTTATCTCGGCTAGGCGTGCTTCTCTGAGCCTCTCTTCCTCGGCTTTCCGACCCTTTGCTGCGGCCCGCTCTTGTTGCTGGCGCTCGTATTTGAACCGATGCATGTCTGTCGCAACGCTTGCCGGGTAGCAATACCAATGGTCATGGCGTGGCCTGTGGCCGGTCAGGAAAGCCGTGAGTTCGCGGCGTGACCAGTTGCTCTGGAATCGCCCATTGATCAGGGGAGACACGTCGACCATGCAGAATGACTCATCGAGGTCGAATAATTGGTTCAACCGATACGGACGCCGCTGCTCAGGGTTGTGTAGATGCCAAGCGATGATGAAGTGCTCCTGCTGGCCCTGAGGATCCGTGCGGGTTGCCCATACCATCCAGTCCTCGTTGGCTGCGTGTATCGATAGCCCGGCGCCAAACCCCTTGGGCAGCCTCACTTGAGGCTGTCCGTATGGCTGCCTTGGCTCAGGCAACTGGATTGGTGCACCTTCCATCAGGCACTGGTTGAGCGCCCGGAAGAGGTGGTTAAGTCGCTGCTTAAATGCGTCCTTTCGTTGCTGGCGCTTGGCCGCTTCCCGTTGCTTTGCCTCTCGAGCACGCGCTTGTGCCTGGCGTACCCTTTCCTCCATTGCCTCGCGTTGGCTGTCTTCACGGCGATGGAACAGCCAGTGCCCGAGGGATGGATCTGCCAGTGCCTTGCCAATTTCCTGGGGCGAAGCCATGCGGTTGATGCCGGACAAGTCGATCTCGATGGCAGATACGCCCAGCCGTCGAATCTCGGCCCGCTTTTCCTCGTCCACTTCATGGGTGACACGGATCTCGATATACAACTCAGTGCCGGCCAGCACACCGATAAGATCCGGTCGAATGACGCCTCTGGCTTCTTCCACCATCACCGTATCGAGCCGGGCGACCTGGCCTTTCTCGACTAGGGTGGCGATTTCTGATCGGCCTTCGTGCAGCGCCTGCTCGGAGAAATCGCTGCCGACGCGAAGGGTTAATTCTGGCAGTACGGTTTGCTGCTTTTCGGCGATCAACTCCTTGGCCTTCAAGTGCAGCCCGGTCTCGGCCGCTCCGGCACAGTCACTCTGCGCAGCGTGAGAGAAGTAGTGGCGTTTTTTGGTGCCGAGGTTAGCGATCAAGGCGTGCTGGCAGGCTGGGCAGATACATTGGCAGGCCAGGCCACGTTTGCCGGGCTGAATCTCACTAATGTGTACGAGCACATTGTCCCGAAGACCATACGGAACCTTGAGCTCGGAGGAAGTCGTG
This genomic interval carries:
- a CDS encoding competence protein CoiA family protein codes for the protein MHTPSCNATTSSELKVPYGLRDNVLVHISEIQPGKRGLACQCICPACQHALIANLGTKKRHYFSHAAQSDCAGAAETGLHLKAKELIAEKQQTVLPELTLRVGSDFSEQALHEGRSEIATLVEKGQVARLDTVMVEEARGVIRPDLIGVLAGTELYIEIRVTHEVDEEKRAEIRRLGVSAIEIDLSGINRMASPQEIGKALADPSLGHWLFHRREDSQREAMEERVRQAQARAREAKQREAAKRQQRKDAFKQRLNHLFRALNQCLMEGAPIQLPEPRQPYGQPQVRLPKGFGAGLSIHAANEDWMVWATRTDPQGQQEHFIIAWHLHNPEQRRPYRLNQLFDLDESFCMVDVSPLINGRFQSNWSRRELTAFLTGHRPRHDHWYCYPASVATDMHRFKYERQQQERAAAKGRKAEEERLREARLAEIRAAQLAQDRKQAQVAEQIRDDERKQEARYRDSNLKRELAKLAALTSKGEAIRQQVLERLELIQSAREDSDTPLPARWLPAKVISSKYPTLAQARPEWIDGQWRAVARAYPYEWAFTVHPDCLKIAVLDSLLASTEGDLRSMEKAELMEALQAALKVRVEETRQPGAQIKGYAALYVQMKSWSSEFESLVKRIQEWYQMTCRGEPLPESALTRETITELDKALDLLASAPATGESIYTNGDTWPQLDAVRGFCAALADDLSSDHGRLGF
- a CDS encoding flagellar transcriptional regulator FlhD, translating into MDLKQIDDAIEEANLSFLILAQQLIECDMSRAALTLGLERQVLERIANLTPRQMSTISKSPFLLMTVKERGMDVLDTPDKVDDQIKAFHHSILMLTENTAS
- a CDS encoding helix-turn-helix transcriptional regulator; this encodes MPRIKRNDFTDTQLREAYEQAGNLSDMAKSLGISYPTAWDWAREIGIKTKRRGYTAPPVPISGAQCRYAREYLEMTRDDFCEACGSGKTAIRKFELGQSTPRRSTLEKIMTLFQRYGIVFAPDGTFQEGPSEY
- a CDS encoding site-specific integrase → MGDNDTQNLPAEVSQKAISTEVGQKQSQTNSLLRKKSSKETSHLPRSFVDRPGAVDSDVLLMRLTSHPIPRLQNPASLYLNSLHTASGAGPRLYMLNHIAQEIFGAKDYEHLHWEDLTPPIIRGVMSKIRDAGYKPASRNAYLSTLKAVAREAWTAELMDSETLEKIRSLKPMKHETAAAGQALDLTILKTLIQAARDDGTPTANRDALIISFMAFMGIRREELTKIQLPKDINFKEQDIHIHGKGNKDRTLSPPSPVWDALIHYLDTERGYDKGALFCPYWNKRTLPRVSDEGLSITSINKIMTKVRRRCGDLLNEKVTPHDMRRSFATVLDKKGLSIREIQILMGHSSSTTTERYLRDNKDGYRKKAASALSDDLS
- the dsbD gene encoding protein-disulfide reductase DsbD, whose amino-acid sequence is MLALASSWSVATQAQEPLPVDQAFQISVDEAPAGTISVGWQIEGGHYLYADTIHVTAPGGQELEPMSPVPVSVQVGDSFFGTSDTYPEDVTFRFDPAGAEELDIAWQGCAGDLICYSPQSATLDVTTMTLSGEHSSKGAPDASLFSDSGEGATSTGELSPIGPSLKAGEEGRSNATGQSGDQAFSQYLLDSSAAYALLVFFGMGLLLTFTPCVLPMLPIISSIVVGAGGGIKRGAVLSASYVLPMALTYALVGALAAIAGANLQAMLQTPWVLAGFSAIFVALALAMFGLYELQLPAMIRQRLDHISGRQQGGTIPGAAGMGVLSALLVGPCMTAPLAGALLYITETGDVALGGMALLALGLGMGVPVMIVGTLGSAALPKPGAWMDRVKAVFGFVLLGMAVWFLSRVLPDRVILGMTGALLFAAALSLWLLLELRPVFLVGVRTLGVVLGIWGSAMVLGSTIGATYPLRPFEAPVLSTAGATATQPQHSSFLEVASLEELNQELSEAHENGQWTVVDVSAEWCVLCQRIEQEVLPSPAVVAALEGFNLVRADVTETSAQTAALTKAFGIMGPPTLMLINPDGQERRILRLVGKFEAEDVLDILRQVSAG
- a CDS encoding DNA replication terminus site-binding protein → MKQYQVIFELERIFDSVVDRVEKLAQLIREFQGDAWALRESTPDHAWAKSALTDFWYSDGQDGRTTRPYIGLVAANHLIIEQVKAVNEAKDAFRKAAAILQEYDKTLVSEIKASLPSRHAHLHENLSGAGLARLHLKQTWRHIPYFEPTLSRVKMAWYTSGRSIKRLSVSDAEKLLMNYDTDSDHIRIQLSKLAGLPSGEMLAQVQTQAPVMRANLFLEEPMDDGRLRKAMNLPLPLFVLSPSGKLPDHNEPPPYPPEKRSRSVRSDNRIEDDPYLPSIRAHRYAS